In Camelina sativa cultivar DH55 chromosome 16, Cs, whole genome shotgun sequence, a single window of DNA contains:
- the LOC104749128 gene encoding auxin-responsive protein SAUR32-like: MGSGEKTLKSFHSNRSNNVRSNSKQGIKDVPKGCLAIKVGSKEEEKQRFVVPVFYFNHPLFMQLLREAEEEYGFEQKGTITIPCHVDVFRYVQDMIDRERSVDYHSNHHDDHRHHHSHNHLVGCFRA; the protein is encoded by the coding sequence ATGGGTTCCGGAGAAAAAACCCTCAAAAGCTTCCATTCAAATCGTTCAAATAACGTGAGAAGCAACAGCAAACAAGGGATCAAAGATGTTCCAAAAGGTTGTTTAGCAATCAAAGTGGGAtcaaaagaagaggagaaacaaAGATTTGTTGttcctgttttttattttaaccatCCATTGTTCATGCAACTCTTAAGGGAAGCAGAGGAAGAGTATGGATTCGAGCAGAAAGGTACCATCACAATCCCTTGCCATGTGGATGTTTTTCGATATGTTCAAGACATGATCGACAGAGAGAGATCGGTTGATTATCATAGTAATCATCATGAtgatcatcgtcatcatcatagCCACAATCATCTTGTTGGGTGTTTTAGAGCTTGA